A stretch of the Bradyrhizobium sp. CCBAU 53351 genome encodes the following:
- the tarD gene encoding D(-)-tartrate dehydratase translates to MSVRIVDVREITKPISSPIRNAYIDFTKMTTSLVAVVTDVVRDGKRVVGYGFNSNGRYGQGGLIRERFASRITEADPTSLLNGAGDNLDPDKVWAAMMTNEKPGGHGERSVAVGTIDMAVWDAVAKIAGQPLFRLLAERHGVKANPRVFVYAAGGYYYPGKDLSMLRGEMRGYLDRGYNVVKMKIGGAPIEEDRTRIEAVLKEIGKDAQLAVDANGRFNLETGIAYAKMLRDYPLFWYEEVGDPLDYALQAALAEFYPGPMATGENLFSHQDARNLIRYGGMRPDRDWLQFDCALSYGLCEYQRTLEVLKTYGWSPSRCIPHGGHQMSLNIAAGLGLGGNESYPDLFQPYGGFPDGVRVENGHITMPDLPGIGFEGKSDLYKEMKALAE, encoded by the coding sequence ATGTCCGTCCGCATCGTCGACGTCCGCGAGATCACCAAGCCGATCTCGTCCCCGATCCGTAACGCCTATATCGACTTCACCAAGATGACGACGAGCCTCGTCGCCGTCGTCACTGACGTCGTGCGCGACGGCAAGCGCGTCGTCGGCTACGGCTTCAACTCCAACGGCCGCTACGGGCAGGGCGGCCTGATCCGCGAACGCTTTGCCTCGCGCATCACGGAGGCCGATCCGACGTCGCTGCTCAATGGCGCCGGCGACAATCTCGACCCCGACAAGGTCTGGGCCGCGATGATGACCAACGAGAAGCCCGGCGGCCATGGCGAGCGCTCGGTCGCGGTCGGCACCATCGACATGGCGGTGTGGGATGCGGTGGCCAAGATCGCCGGCCAACCGCTGTTCCGTCTGCTCGCCGAGCGCCACGGCGTCAAAGCCAATCCGCGCGTCTTCGTCTACGCCGCCGGCGGCTACTATTATCCCGGCAAGGACCTCTCGATGCTGCGCGGTGAGATGCGCGGCTATCTCGATCGCGGCTACAACGTCGTGAAGATGAAGATCGGCGGCGCGCCGATCGAAGAGGACCGCACGCGGATCGAGGCGGTGCTCAAGGAGATCGGCAAGGACGCGCAGCTCGCCGTCGATGCCAACGGCCGTTTCAACCTGGAGACCGGCATCGCCTACGCCAAGATGCTGCGCGACTATCCCTTGTTCTGGTACGAGGAGGTCGGCGATCCCCTCGACTACGCGCTGCAGGCCGCGCTCGCCGAATTCTATCCGGGACCGATGGCGACGGGCGAAAACCTCTTCAGCCACCAGGACGCCCGCAACCTAATCCGCTACGGCGGCATGCGCCCCGACCGCGACTGGCTGCAATTCGACTGCGCGCTGTCTTACGGTCTCTGCGAATACCAGCGCACGCTGGAAGTGCTGAAAACTTACGGCTGGTCGCCCAGCCGCTGCATCCCGCACGGCGGCCACCAGATGTCGCTCAACATCGCCGCGGGCCTCGGCCTCGGCGGCAATGAGAGCTACCCCGACCTGTTCCAGCCCTATGGCGGCTTCCCCGACGGCGTCCGCGTCGAGAACGGACACATCACGATGCCCGATCTCCCCGGCATCGGCTTCGAGGGCAAGTCGGATCTCTACAAGGAGATGAAGGCGCTGGCGGAATAG
- a CDS encoding DUF3297 family protein, protein MSDEFPDRLSVDPNSPYYNADILSRDVGIRFKGVEKTNVEEYCISEGWVRVTAGNAKDRHGNPLTIKVHGPVEPYFRDKK, encoded by the coding sequence ATGAGCGACGAATTTCCGGACCGCCTGTCGGTCGATCCGAACAGCCCGTATTACAACGCGGACATCCTGTCGCGCGACGTCGGCATCCGCTTCAAGGGTGTCGAGAAGACCAATGTCGAGGAGTACTGCATCAGCGAGGGCTGGGTCCGCGTCACCGCAGGGAACGCCAAAGACCGCCACGGCAACCCGCTGACCATCAAGGTGCACGGACCCGTCGAGCCGTACTTCAGGGATAAGAAATAG